From the Bos javanicus breed banteng chromosome 7, ARS-OSU_banteng_1.0, whole genome shotgun sequence genome, the window CTGTGCCCCAAAGGGAAGGGGGCTTCTAGCCTCCAAATTGGAGGGCAGGGGATTCTCAGATTGGGAACTCTGAGCACTTGAGGGCAGGCCAGTGGTGACGGCCCGCTGGGCTGAGAGGCAAGGGACGGGCCCTCGGGGATGTTGGTGGGGACACGGGAATGAGCCTGCTGCTTCTGCTTGCTGGGGGTCCTCAGGGTCTTGCTGTGGGTTGGGCTGTTCCTGTGTTCAAGGTGGAGGAGTGATGCAGAAGGGTGCAGCCGGAGGGTGGGCAGGGGCACCCAGGGCCAAGGTGGCAGGCCAACGCTCAGCACGTGGCCAGCCGGTCGCACACCCAGCCATGAAGTTCGCTTCCACAGAAGGCGTCATTCCACTTCCCAGAGCCCAGCATCATCACGCAATTCTCACCCTGGCCTGCATCGTTGGGCTCCCCTGGCTGCCAGTTGCTGGAGCAGAAAGCCTTCAGGTGAGAggatgaggaaggaggaagggtcccctgggccctccccaccccatcactGGATTCCCATCACAACTCCCAGCAGCCTGGAGATACCACCCTCCCTCCCCCGAGTCTAGTCTGAATCCAAACCCTGACCATCTCCCTTGGGTTCCATCCAGAAGCTCCCCAAGGCACATACCCCCCAAAACCCTCCTCTCCCAAGACAGAaaggctcccctcccctcctctacATTCCCCCCATCTTCACCTATAGTCCAGGGGCTGGTTGTCCATCCAGATAAACTCCCCTTCAATGTCCAGGTCCCGAAGGCCAATCCAGGAGCCCCTCCAGTTGGCACGTTTGGTCAGGAAGTCCTGGGGAGGAGGATAGGGCTAGAGGGCTGGGGAGACGTGCCTGGGTTCCCCCGCCCTTACCCCACAGGAGATCGGGGTGGGAATCTGCCACCTCCCCTGCAGAACCCAGGCCCACCTGCTCCTCTGGGCTGTGGATGCTAACCAGCCGCCCGTGCAGATTTTCACAGGCGTACCGGGCCTGGATCCATTTCTTGGCGCCCTCCCCGAAGTAGTAGCACTTCTTTTGGAAATAGATCCATGCCTCGGGGCACGTGTTGCACACAGAGCCTGGGGTGGAGGAGAGGCTGAGGGGGGCAGCTGTGGTGGGCACCATGGTGGTTGCTGTCGTAGTTGCTGTGGTGCTGGGCACCATGGTGGGTGCTGTCGTAGTTGCTGTGGTGCTGGGCACCATGGTGGGTGCTGTAGTGGATGTTGTTGTCGTGGGTACCAAGGTGGATGCTGTGTTGGGTACCATGGAGAGCGCAATGGCGGGTGCCGTGGGTACCACAGACAAAGTGGGTGGCAGCATCTCTCCTGGGGGCTGGGCTGAAAAGCAGATCAACCCCAGGGCCTAACAGAAAGTCTCCTTCTTCCCTGGAGCTCCCGTGTTGATGTACATGTGAGACCATCTCCACGGCAGGGGCACCtcagccaccaccaccatcagcacacacccccccaccaacTGTCAGGAACATCATGATCACCAGCACCCCCACCACAGGTACCCACAATGGCCAGCAGCATCTCTCCACCACCAACTCCACAGCCAGTGCCAAGCCAGCCACATCTTTGTCTCCAGTGCCAACGGCACGAGGAGGCCAAGACTGCCAGCATCACTTTCCCCACTACCATCCCCACCAACAGCTGCCCCCCACAGTAGCCCTCGCCACCATCATGGCCATCACCCCCCAACCAGCACTCTTGGTGACTTTCTGGGAAACTGAGATGATTTTCTTCTAGTTGGTCAGGGGAgtctgtggtgggggtggggtaggaaaAGACTGGAGGGCTGGGTCCTGACGATCTCCATCAGGGACCACCGTGGTCTTTCTTTCCTTGCCCCAACCCCAAGGAAACTCTCAGCCAGTCATCACCACCAGCCCTGCCAGTTGGGAGGTTAAAACCACTCTTACTGGACTGACTCTCTGCTTATTTAAATGAGATTTTCTTAGAGTGAAGTTATGGAGGGCTCCATAGCTTGGGTGGAATTCTTCTAAGGAGCCGTGGGTCCACCAAACTCTGAAGAGCCCTGGGGAGACTTCCCACACATCGGACTGTAACCAGAAGTCAGCCctctggcggggggtggggggggacagCGTTAAAACAGACGAGGGCATCTCTGGTCCTTCAAGATAACTTTGGGGGATGATGCCCTGGCTCTGGGTCACATGATCATGGAGAGACAGCCACCGAGCTGGGCTCAGAACCCAGGCCATGGGGCCAGATTTTGGGGGAGGGAGTCGGGTCAAAACGAATGAGATCCAGGTTCCGGTGTAGGGGAAGGGCACGGTGGGGTTTCTTGCTGGGATTCCCACAGCCACCCCAGGTCCCAGGGGACAGGACTCCACACAGAGCAGAGatccttcctcttctctgacccagcaggggcttcccagagggGCGAGGGGGTGGGTCTTCAGGCAGGAACCCCCAGCTTCCACCCCAGGTTCCAGGCACAGTGATTGAACACTTTCTGCACTTTGCTGGGACCACCCCTATGACCCTCGGGACTGCCAACATCATCTCTCTCATTGTCACCCCTGGGAAGACCCCACGGTTCCCCTGGTCTGCACTGCTGCGAGGTTACTCCCCCTTTTGCCCCCTGGCTGGGTCAGACAGTCCTCCATGAGGGCTGTGGCTGAGGGCCTCCTACCCACGACCCTCTCCTGAGTGGAGATGGGCAGAGGTGAGATCAGTAAAGAGAACCCATTTTTGGTGAATGCTCAATGTCtttacctggaggaggaaaaagctTGGAAGCCCCCCACCCAGGTCAGTGGAGGGGAGCTGCTGGAATCAGAAAGGGTTTTCTCTGGTGTCCCCATGTGGGTCCAGccacacacacacgagcacacaCCCATCCACACTGTCATGCTCACACCTCTACTGCAGGCTGGAACAGGTCGCACCCAAGGTCTCTTGCATGAGCCAacaagccccccccccccccccccccccgacccgCCACAGAGGTGCATGCTCACCGTTGGCAGCGCGTAGCTCGATCCACAACTTTCCCACCTCCTCTTGGAGTCTTCCCAGTGAATCCAAAGCCTGACGCATCTCATTCAAGCCTTGAGTGGTTGGGTCAGGGGTAGGGGGGTAGGAGTCaaggtgtttgtttttaatttgcggAGGGGCGGAGCACAGATCCAGGCATACCTCCCTGCCCCCTACCCCCTGTTCCTCCCCAGCTGCTCACCGCGGGACTTCAGGTCACTCAGGTCAGCTCGAAGACCATCCAGGTTCCAGGAGAGCTCAGACTCTGATGGGGGTGGTGGCGGGGGCAGGACTGGTGTCAGGGATGATGCCCCCGAGCTGTACAGCCCCGCCTTTGCTCTAGAACCCAAGGccacaccccaccccgcccccagctctCACCCTGAGATTCCATTCTCTTCTGTTCAGTTTGGATTCGTTCCATGTCCTGCATCATCTGGGCAGCTGGTTGCAGGGGAGGgggctcagatcagatcagatcagtcgctcagtcgtgtcggactctttgcaaccccatggatcgcagcatgccaggcctccctgtccatcaccaactcccggagttcactcagactcacgtccatcgagtcagtgatgccatccagccatctcatcctctgtcatccccttctcctcctgcccccaatccctcccagcatcagagtcttttccaataggtcaactcttcgcatgaggtggcagtGGTAAGCAAATTCTCAGACTCACCCCTTAGTAGTCCCTTCCTGACACCTCCTCTCCCACTctccaccccccaaccccgccaCCAGCATGGTCTCTTCGCCTGAGTCTTTAGAGTCACCTGCCCATTTTGCAACTCATGGAGGGCTGGAGCCCTGTGTCCACATGTTCATCCATCCTCCTTAGACCCCAAGCTCAGCTCACTCACCCTGGGATTTCTGGGCCATCTGGTCACCCTTTTGTCTTTCCAAGTCTTTGGACACCTGAGAGACTGGAGCAGGGGAAGAGAAGACCTGTTGAGCTAAGAGCGCAAGCTGGCgaatcaccccccaccccatcccaagtGCACAGACCCCCAACACATCATCTGGATGACCGCAGCTGTTGCTTaatttaaaagcaattaaaaattgtTCTTAATTCCAAGGACACGAGTACAAGCAgatctgcttttatttctcttggcagCTAACGCATGTTTTACAAGACAAAGGTCTGTGGCGACCACAGAAAAAGTCTGTGAATGCCATTTTCCCAGCTTCTTTTGCTCCCTTCCTGTTTCAGTGTCACATTTTGGTGACTCTTGCAATTTTTCAAACTTCTTCATTCTGGCTGTCTCTGTTATGATGGTCTGTGGTCAGTGATCTTTGGTGTCACTCTGATAATGGTTTTAGGGTACCAGGAACCACACCCATTATGGTGAACTTAATTGATGAGTGCtctgtgtgttctgactgcttcACTGACCAGCGGTTCCCCCATCTCTGTCCCTCTTTTGGGGCCTCCCTATCCCCTGAGACACAACAATACTGAAATGAAGTCAATGAATATCCCTACAGCAGCCTccaagtgttcaagtgaaaggaagagtcacatgTCACTCACTTTAAAGTAAAAGCTAGGAATGATGAAGTTTAGTGAGGAAGGCACCTGGAAGGCTGAAGCAGACCAAAAGCTAAGCCTTTTGTGCTGAACAGTTAGCTGAGTGGTGAATGCAAAGGAAATGTTCTTGGAGGAAATTAAGAATGCTACTCCAATAAAGACACAAATGATGTGGAAGTGAAACAGCCTCATAGCTAATACTGAGAAAGTTTTCGTGATCTGGAGAGAAGATCAAATCAGCCACAACATTTGATGAAGTCAAAGCCAAAGAAGCCTGAgcgccatagaattgatgcttttgaattgtggtgctggaaaagacttgagagttccttggactgcaaggaggtcaaaccagttgattggaaggactgatgctgaagctgaagctccaatactttggccacctgatgcaaacagccgactcattgtaaaagaccctgatgctggaaaagattgagggcaagaggagaagggggtggcagaggatgagatggttgagatggcatcaccaactcaatggacttgaatttgaacaaagtctgggaaatagtgaagaacagggaagtctggtgtgctgcagtccatgaggttgcaaagagttggacatgacttagtgactgaacaacaacaaagccttctctagagcaaggccctaactctcagctgagagaggtgaggaagttgCAGAAGAAAAGTGTTCAGCCTGCAGAAGTTGGTTCATGAGGTTGAAGGAAAGAGGCCGCCCCCATAACATGAAAGAGCAAGAAGAAAGTAGCCAGTGCTGGTGTAGAAGCTTCAGCTGGTTctccagaagatctagctaattcatgaaggtggctacactaaaCAAGAGATTTTTGTTGTAGATGAAATAGCCTTGTATTGGAAGAACATGCCATCTTTCATAGCTAGAAAGGAAAAGTCAATGCCTGGCATCAAAGCTTCAGAGGATggaacttccctgtggtccagtggttaataatcagcctgccaatgcaggggacatgagtccaatccctggtccagggagatcccacatgcctcagagcaacaaaGCTACTGCAGCCACTGAGCTTGCATGCCTTAGAGCCTGAGccccacgacaagagaagcccccactctccacaagtagagaaagcctgcgtgcagcaatgaagacccagagcagccaataaataaataattttttttaaagcatccaaGGATAGGttgactctcttgttaggggctaatgcagctggtgactttCAGTTGAAGCCAGTACTCATTTAACATTCTGAAAATCCTGGGGCCGTTAAGAACTATGCTAAATCTACTCAGCTCATGTTCTATAAATGGAAGagcaaagcctggatgacagcacaCCTGTTTACAACACGCTTTACTGGGTATTTTAAGCCCACAGTTGAGACCTACTGCTTAGAGAAGAAAGATCCTTTCAAAATATGACTGCTCATTGGCAATGTATCCAGCCACGCAAGAAATCTGATGGAGACAGACAAGGAGATTCATGTTGCTTTCATGCCTGCTAACCAGCATCCACGCCATGACCTATAGATCAAGGAGGcattttgactttcaagtcttattctttaagaaatacatttcttaagACTAGAGCTGCCATTTCGTAAGACTAGGTGGcccagatggttaagaatcctccgcttgcaggagacctaggttcgatccctgagggttgggaatatcccctggaggagggcatggtaacccactccagtattcttgcctggtcatccccatggacagaggagcctggcgggctacaggccaagggatcacaaagagtcagacatgaatgagcgactaagcacaccgAGCGGCCACAGATAGTGATTCCactgatggatctgggcaaagtccGCTGAAAACCTCCTGGAAAGGATTCGCCACTCCAAACGACACGAAGAACAAGTGTGATTCATAGGAAGAGTCAAGCTATCAACGTTAGTGGGAATTTGGGAGGAGTTGATTCCAGCCCTAAAGAGGGTTCAAGACTTCAATGGAAGAAGTCACTACAGATGCGATGGAAACAGCGAGAGAACTCGAATTAGAAGGGGAACctgaagatgggcttccctggtgggaagagtagagacggtaaagagtctgtctgcaatgcagaagaagcaggagacccaggttcaatccctgggttgggaagatcccctggagaagggaatggcaacccattccagtattcttacctggagaattccatagacagaggagcttggccggctacagtccatggggttgcaaagagttggacatgactgagtgactaacactttcactgaagATAGGACTAAATTGCTGCCATCTCAGAATAAAACCTTCCACCAGCAAAAAACATTACGACTcgttgaaggctcagatgatgatcAGCAATTTTTTTAGCAAGAAGGTATTTTTACATTAAGGTATGTACACTTTTTTTTAGACCTAATGTTATTACACATTTAACAGACCACAGTATCATGTAATCATAACTTCTATATATACTGAGAAACCAAAATATTCCTGTGACTTCCTTTATTGTGACATTGGCTTTATTCTGGAACCAAGCCCTTGATATGTCTGAGGTCTGCCCGTACTCAGGAAAGTGCAGGCAAGAGTCCAGTGAACCTGTGTACCCTTCCGCCACCCAGAATGAGATGCAAAAGCAGCAGGCATTTCTCAAAAGCTCACTGGACTCAGTTCTGAGCTCttcaaaagtctttttttttttttttcctgcctcttaGCACTAACACGATGCCTGTTTTACAGGTGTGGAAGCTGAGGTACAGAGCAGGTAGGTATCAGTTCCATTAGGCACAGCTCAGACCCtcccctccaagagtctctgggttttcatcccccaccccatctcctcgGGCGAGCATAGACTGACCCTTAGATCCTGGGAGAGACCCTGGAGCCCAGACTTTGTCTGTCATCCCACACTAGTCAGTGGCAGAAGCAAGACAAGAGCCTGGTTTCTGCCCCCCTGCTCCCCCGCGCCTCCCCACTCAGCCCCTCCATACCGTTCAGGGCAGCGGTCTCCTCCAGCTGTTTTAGATTTCGTGCGTTTTCCCAGTCTGGAGCATGGGAGAGGGGGTGgatgagggagaggagaggagagaaaggatgTATTTCGGGTGTTCCCATCCATCCACACCCCACCTGCCAGCTGGAGATGGAGGTTTGGGGTGGGAAGTGTCCCAAGGTGGGAGATCAGGGAAATTGGGCTCCCCAGGATCGGAGAGTGGGGGTCAGGGAGGGAACATGAGATGGGGGTCTCAGGGGTTAGGGGTGTCCTCACGCCACAAGAGAAGCAGAGTCAGCAGCCCAGCCCATAGCGCCGTCGTCACCAGTGCCAGCAGGGCCAGCTGCGTTCCCCTAGAGCAGCACGGCCTCCGCCTTCTGGAAAATTTCGTGAATTCTGCCAGGAACACGGGGAGCAACAGGGAGTGAAGGGTGAGGCTAGGCTCCGGCTCGGCCGGACGTCCCATCACCCAGAGTCCTAGGAGCTCGTCCAGAGCCCACAGTGGAGCAGAGGGCCTCAGTGGACCCCGAGCCTCCTCCGGACATTTTACCCACATGCTGCTTTCATGTCTGTCAGCGATCGCCACCACCCCCCATCTTTGTCCGTCTCTGCATCTCTGAATCTCTTCCTCTGCCAGTCCAGCCCAAAGACGGCTGCTCCTTCTGCCCACACTCCAGCAGCCAGCAAGCCTGACGTGGCGCCATGTCACTGTCCAGAGAGATGGGTCTGGGGGCCAGGAGCTGAGATCCCCCGTCCTCCACAGACCCCCCTCCTCAGTTGGCCGACCTATGCCCCTTCTCCCTTGTATGGGTTCAGCTACCTGTCTGCCCCCAATGCTGGCTCCCCACACCATCTCAGGAAGACTGGGTCCTCCTTCCTGGGCCCCCCGGacccccatccccagccctcACCCTGAGACCTATTCCCTAAACACCAGACACTGGGTCTCAGTTCTTCCCCAAATCCAAACTCTTCCCTCACCCCCTCCGGGCTCCCCCAGAACTCTACCTTGCTGCCCCATTGCAGGCCCGGGTCCCCTCCCCTCAGCCCGGCTGTGAGGAGTCATTGTGTTGGATTCCACTTGTTCTGAGTCCCCTTCATATGGTTGTTGGTCTATCGGGCTCCCCCGTGCCCCAGCTggagctgggttttttttttttttttttggtcttgaggGTGTTGAGTCAGGGAAGGGAGTGGCCTGAAACTTCCTTTGTCTGCCTGGCTCTGTGCCACGAACCCCAGTCAGGGCTCACCTCCCTTCCCTTGCCGGGCTTTTGCTAAAAAATCACTCTTCATTCCAAATAGGGACCTTGGAGCCCCGCTCCTCTCCTGGGTGGAAAATAGGAGGTCAGAGTTCTTGATTTGGCCAGGGTCAGCTTCAGAGAGTTCACTCACCTGAGCAGGAACTTTCCTCCATGGCAGCGCTGCTTGGATTCTCCCAGTGATGGGGTGCTCACTACCTGTCAAGGCAGCCCACTTGACGGGCACAGTGGCGGCCGTTCTGGCTGGGATCTGGGTTTTAACAGGGGGTGAGGGTTAGATGTCAGGTTCTAGTCACTCACACAGGCCAGCACCTGGGACTTGAGTGCAGTGACCATTGGCTGGTTTTGTTTAGTCGATGACTGGAAATCAATGCTGCAGTTAAGTGGGGGATGCAACTGAAGTGGAGGGTGAGCAGCCTGAAGCCAGAGGTGGGCACCCAGGGGTCCATCACACATAAGGCGCAGAGCAGGTGTTCCATCAGTGTGCACCCGAGTCATCTTGGCAAGTGGCTTAACCTCAAAACCAATTTCCTCATCCACCACATGACAAAATTAAGGTATTCTACTCCATAGGGTGCTCTAGGTGAATGTGTAAAGTGCTTTGGGACATAGCAAGCACCGAAAATACCATCAGCTATTGTTACTGTTGCTGCCAGTGCAACCTCAGCCCAAGActcaatctttctgagcctcagttttcccctctgtaaaatggggcaacCCATGAGCCAGGGTAGGACCAAATGAGATAACAGTGGACTTAAGGCTTGTGGCACAGCCGCACACAGTGGGTCTTCAGGTCTTAAATATCTATATCAAGCATCCATTCTGTGCCAATTCCTGCTGGGAAATGCAGACTGTGTCACTCAGGCCTCAGCTTCCTTCTCTTCCAACACGCCCaaggcatttttaaaagtctcttgaCTCTAAAGTACCTACTAGGTGCTGAAGAGCATGGGCTTtgccatcagagaagcctggggtccACCAGCTGCCCTGCCTTGCTGGGTGACGATGGGCAAGTTGCTtcctctctctgagtctcagagaaACGGAGAAGGGGTCAGCCAGGCTGTCGCTCAAACTGGGTCTTTCGCCATCCTGGAGGAAGCCAAAGGGGTCACCATCCTGTGGCCGGACATGCCTGAGCCCGTGCTGACCAGACCTGAGGCTGAGTCCTGGCTTCTCCCTAGACAAACGGCTCAGTTTGCCCATCTGTAAGCTGGGGGCGAGCGACAGcactggcttccctggaggcACATTGGAGGTGCTGGTGCACAGTAGGTGAACTGAGGGACCCAGAGGGGAAGGAATCTGCCCGCCTCACACCGCGGCGGGACTGATGAACCCAGGTGAGTGACCCAGGTGAGTGACCTCAAAGCCTATTGGCTCCACCCCAGGGAGACATGacctcctggtgtgtgtgtgctgccgAGGGCTGGCGTGACAGGGTCCTGTGCCAGCCCACCTTTCTAACACAAGACTCCTTCCCCTGCTTACAGCCTTCATAGCTCCCCAGGGTCCGGCACGATCAGACCCTCATACACGCGCCGAGCCCATCTTTCTTGCTCAGTCATGCCAATCAACTGGGTTTCACTTCCCTGAACCTGGCCCCTGCACACACCTGGCAATTCCATCCCCACCTGCCCCCCTGCCCACCATCCGTTTCATAGTCAGTCCTCCTCCTGGTCATCCCCTGAGACTCAGTCCAGAGGTcgtttcttccaggaagcctttaCACTTTCCAcaaccatcacacacacacacacacacacacagtcacagactCAGAGGCACGGACACACAATCACATGTGTTGTGCACTCACATGAGTTTTGAATGTGTTGCTGTCCTCTTGGTCAGCTGGGGCCAATGGAGGCAGGAGCCACGGGCTTGGTGAGGAGTTTAAACCCAGAGAGGTACTTTCTCCTGAAACTAGATTCACCCACTGCTTGTATTTTCACAGACCTAATTATGGGCTTGCTACCCGGATAACCCCAGTCCACGCATGGCCTCCTCTGAAGCTCCCTGCCACCTGGCCAGGTCTCTGCTATGTTGAGCTCCATCTCTCAGGTGAACAAACTGAGTTCTGAGGCACTAAGTCACCTTCCCAGAGTGCCAAAGGAGCTAAGTgatagagtcaggatttgaaccccaaAATGACTAAATCATGATGctgggaagagggagagagacacacagagagagatggagagaggaatggagagagagggggatggagagagagaggggtggagagagagagggatggagagagagagggagagagagaaagagagacaaggagatggagagaaggagagagagggagggaggagagaggaaaataaggaaggagggagggagggaaggatgaaaaagaaacatacatGAGATAATGTGATAACCTTCCCGTCAAATACTGAGAGTTTTGTTATATGGTTTATTTTAGTAGCAACCCATGTTGGGCACAGTCCTCTGTGTCTTATGCATTAACAAATGTAACATTCCTGACCAACAACCTTATGAGGCAGACCGTTTTGTTACCAATGCTGTCTTACGGATGAAAGATGggaagcacagagagggtaagtaactttccaaggtcacacagctcacaaatggcagagccaggatttgaacccaggtggtGTGGGTCCTGAGTCTGCAGCCTTCCCCACCATGCACCTAGCTTTGTACTGACAGGGAACTTCCTGACACCGCATGCATCCTGCTCTTCCTCCCTGAAATGTATCTCCTGATCCTTAACCCAGGGCTTCTCAGTGGGGAAACGTCTTGTGCTGAACTCCTGGTTGGGCTGTCTCCCCGCCCCAGGCCTGATGCTCTGCCTCTCAGAAAGATGTCCACCTGTGCCCACCGTGTTCCACTTCCCAACCACGACTAGGCCAGGCTGTCCACCAAGCAGGAAGGGGCTGGCTGGAATGTCCCTGGAAGGCGGACTGCAAGATAGCAAGCACTGTGTTTGCTCACCTGTCATTGTATCCCCGGCTTGGGGATGGGTAGCCTTCAGCACTTGTCTACTGAATGAATGACCCTGGTGGCCTGAGGCTGCTCATACTGGGCCCCCAAGTGTCCCTTGCAACCTTGATCCGGGCTAACTGTGGGGGCCTGAACCCTTGGCATGGTTTGCCAAGTGACAGAGGAGAAACACTTTAAGTTGGGGAGAGAGTTATCAGCTGGGCATCAGAGAGAGGTCACAGGGAGCCACTGGGTGGCCAGAGATGGCAGGAAGCCTGGGGAGTGGGGACCCTGGGGAACGTCCATGGGGGCCAGGTGGCAATGGGGACAATGGTAGGGGCTGTCACCTGGTCCAGGAACCAGAGGAAGTGGCCAGGGGCAGTGGTTATGTAGATGGAGAGAAGCAGGTAGGTTTGAGATGAGATGGTCTTGGTGATAGGAAAAAGATGGGGACGGGTGCTCAGAAGATGCTATGGAAAATGACCAGTCTCGGCAAGAGTGTCTGGGTGGACAGGCGGGCAGTGAGGACAccggaagaggaggagaaagtttGGGAACAAGTCCTGCTGGGCTGTAGCTAGGCCTCAGGATGGAGTCCTGGATACAGGCTGCAGCTGGAGTAGAGGCTAGTGATGGAGTCTGGAGTTTCCCAGCTTCTGACAGCTCTGCAGATGGATGCACCTTGCCCCAATCTCTACTGGTGCCCACTGGTCCTCCGTGTTCTAACTGGGGCTCGAGGGCTCACTACAGTCCTGGGTCCCCACCAAAACTCAATTTAGACAAGAGGATGTTTGAAGGGCAcgcacccccccgcccccgactcTGGGGGCGGGGGACCGTATCACAGACCCTGCTCCCTCTTCCCTTCGGCAGTGACAACCCACGTCTCTCACTGACGTTAGAGGATAAACAGGAAACCACACGGATGTGGGCTGTGACCCGACGGTGTCGGTTCTTCTTTCAGGGTCAGCATCCCTACACTGCTGCCAGTCACTCCTGAATCTGGACTCCCGTAGGAACTGGTCAGAGATTAGGCAATGACTGTAAACAATTCTCAGGCGGGATCCCAGCCGCAACAGGGACCCCCTGGACCCCGATTCGTCCCCCACGAGGCTCCCATCCCCAACACTAACAGGTCCTGGGTGCGGCGCCCACTAGGACTCTCAGCACCAGGGACAGGGCACGACACTCAAAGCAGCTGTGATGAAAGCAGGAACCTCGCGGCCTTGATCCGGACCCCCTCCTGGAACTGCTCAGGGCTCACCCCACctgtccatttttttctgatgttgTGAGGAGGGGCAAGCAaagggtgtgtgagtgtgtggtgggGGGGCAAGTAGGCGTGCCAACTTCAGGAGGACTTCCAGGCGAGGTGTCTTTAAAGCTGGGTTTCGCATTCTCTGCACTGGTTGACGTTGGACCCAGATGATTCCTCGTCGTGGGGGAGCGGTCTTGTGCATTATCCGGTATTTAGCAACGTCCCTGGTCTTTGctctggccttcccaggtggctcggtgttaaagaatctgcctactaatgcaggagacgcaggttcgatccctgggttgggaagatccgc encodes:
- the FCER2 gene encoding low affinity immunoglobulin epsilon Fc receptor isoform X1 produces the protein MTPHSRAEGRGPGPAMGQQEFTKFSRRRRPCCSRGTQLALLALVTTALWAGLLTLLLLWHWENARNLKQLEETAALNVSQVSKDLERQKGDQMAQKSQAAQMMQDMERIQTEQKRMESQESELSWNLDGLRADLSDLKSRGLNEMRQALDSLGRLQEEVGKLWIELRAANAQPPGEMLPPTLSVVPTAPAIALSMVPNTASTLVPTTTTSTTAPTMVPSTTATTTAPTMVPSTTATTTATTMVPTTAAPLSLSSTPGSVCNTCPEAWIYFQKKCYYFGEGAKKWIQARYACENLHGRLVSIHSPEEQPYPPPQDFLTKRANWRGSWIGLRDLDIEGEFIWMDNQPLDYSNWQPGEPNDAGQGENCVMMLGSGKWNDAFCGSELHGWVCDRLATC